One window of the Deltaproteobacteria bacterium genome contains the following:
- a CDS encoding sugar phosphate isomerase/epimerase, which yields MPWVVHSTVPYPMLKEPDTPRMLSDAGVGPEIYLSGATLDAITPVEAETVAERLRKAGIRSLSFHAPFEDVWPGARDEEARRFAVRRIKGAIALAPVFRPAGIVLHGGYYDWLFDFQPEKWFAPARRSFGELAEAAEKAGTDLFVENVFDEIPDHLLRLREAVGSPRLHFCFDPGHATLFSRLPVHKWAEAFGEGIRLMHVHDNRGRRDDHLPVGEGRINFRGVLLAVRDAGAHPILTVEPHRREHFARSVAGLHAILATI from the coding sequence ATGCCCTGGGTCGTCCACTCCACCGTCCCCTACCCCATGCTGAAGGAGCCGGACACGCCGCGGATGCTGTCGGACGCCGGCGTCGGGCCGGAGATCTATCTCTCGGGGGCGACCCTCGACGCGATCACCCCGGTCGAAGCGGAAACCGTTGCGGAGAGGCTGCGGAAGGCGGGGATCCGCTCTCTGTCGTTCCATGCCCCCTTCGAGGACGTGTGGCCCGGCGCGCGCGACGAGGAGGCGCGGCGGTTCGCCGTGCGCCGCATCAAAGGCGCGATCGCCCTCGCTCCGGTCTTCCGCCCCGCCGGGATCGTTCTCCACGGCGGGTATTACGACTGGCTCTTCGACTTCCAGCCGGAAAAGTGGTTCGCCCCGGCCCGGCGCTCGTTCGGAGAACTCGCCGAAGCGGCGGAGAAGGCGGGAACCGACCTGTTCGTGGAGAACGTCTTCGACGAGATCCCCGACCACCTGCTCCGCCTGCGGGAGGCGGTGGGCTCTCCCCGCCTCCACTTCTGCTTCGACCCGGGGCACGCGACGCTCTTCTCCCGCCTGCCGGTCCACAAGTGGGCGGAGGCGTTCGGGGAGGGGATCCGGCTGATGCACGTGCACGACAACCGGGGACGGCGGGACGATCACCTTCCGGTGGGCGAGGGGAGGATCAACTTCCGGGGGGTGCTGCTGGCGGTTCGGGACGCGGGGGCCCACCCGATCCTCACGGTGGAACCGCACCGCAGGGAACACTTCGCGCGCAGCGTGGCGGGACTTCACGCGATCCTCGCGACAATCTGA
- the selA gene encoding L-seryl-tRNA(Sec) selenium transferase: MPDSRRLRSLPSVASLLASDAARALLRSHPRAVVVDALREVVGAARAAVGEERVPLSREAWTDRILSTLPGEIASRESLPMRRVINAAGIVVHTNLGRAPLPGEALAAVLDTARGYSNLEFDLAAGERSSRLSHVEGMLRALTGAECAHVVNNNAAAVLLCLAGHARGREVIVSRGELVEIGGSFRIPDIMAESGARLVEVGTTNRTRLSDYENAVTGQTALLLKVHPSNFSVHGFTEEVRTADLARLGERAGIPVMEDQGSGALIDLAPHGIPGAVSLRQALSAGPGIVTASGDKLLGGPQAGIILGKEDLVAPLKRHPLSRALRVDKMCLAALSAVLRLYADERRARDRVPVLRMLLEPEERVRARARRLVRAIRASGAELSLTIEQGGTSPGGGALPDIFLPTARVAVSHPRIPEAVLEERLRRGAPPVVARVGKGKVLLDLRTVRDDEVPELAAAVSEAGKND; this comes from the coding sequence ATGCCCGATTCCCGACGACTCCGCAGCCTCCCCTCCGTCGCGTCCCTGCTGGCGAGCGACGCCGCCCGCGCGCTCCTGCGATCCCATCCCCGTGCCGTGGTGGTGGACGCGCTTCGTGAGGTGGTCGGCGCCGCCCGCGCCGCCGTCGGCGAGGAACGGGTTCCGCTCTCGCGCGAGGCGTGGACCGATCGGATCCTCTCGACGCTCCCGGGAGAGATCGCGTCGAGGGAGTCCCTCCCGATGCGCCGGGTGATCAACGCCGCCGGGATCGTCGTCCACACCAACCTCGGGCGCGCGCCGTTGCCCGGGGAGGCGCTTGCCGCGGTCCTCGACACCGCCCGGGGGTATTCGAACCTCGAGTTCGACCTCGCGGCGGGGGAACGATCGTCCCGCCTCTCGCACGTCGAGGGGATGCTGCGCGCCCTGACCGGCGCCGAGTGCGCCCACGTCGTCAACAACAACGCCGCCGCGGTGCTGCTCTGTCTCGCGGGCCACGCCCGGGGGCGGGAAGTGATCGTCAGCCGCGGCGAGCTCGTCGAGATCGGCGGGTCGTTCCGGATCCCCGACATCATGGCGGAGAGCGGCGCCCGGCTGGTCGAGGTGGGGACCACGAACCGGACGCGCCTTTCCGATTATGAGAACGCCGTCACGGGGCAGACCGCGCTCCTGCTCAAGGTTCACCCGTCCAACTTCTCCGTTCACGGGTTCACCGAGGAAGTCCGCACCGCCGACCTCGCCCGCCTGGGGGAGCGCGCGGGGATCCCGGTCATGGAGGACCAGGGATCGGGGGCGCTGATCGATCTCGCGCCGCACGGCATTCCCGGCGCGGTGTCCCTGAGGCAGGCCCTGTCCGCCGGCCCGGGGATCGTGACCGCGAGCGGGGACAAGCTCCTGGGGGGACCGCAGGCGGGGATCATCCTCGGGAAGGAAGACCTGGTCGCGCCGCTGAAAAGGCACCCGCTCTCCCGGGCGCTCCGGGTCGACAAGATGTGCCTCGCCGCGCTCTCGGCGGTCCTTCGCCTCTATGCGGACGAACGCCGGGCGCGGGACCGGGTTCCCGTCCTCCGGATGCTCCTCGAACCCGAGGAACGGGTGCGCGCCAGGGCGCGCCGCCTCGTGCGGGCGATCCGCGCCTCCGGGGCCGAACTGTCCCTGACCATTGAGCAGGGCGGGACCTCTCCCGGCGGCGGCGCCCTTCCCGACATCTTCCTTCCGACCGCCCGCGTCGCCGTTTCGCACCCGCGGATTCCGGAAGCGGTCCTCGAAGAGCGGCTGCGCCGGGGGGCGCCTCCGGTGGTCGCCCGGGTCGGGAAGGGGAAGGTGCTCCTCGATCTGCGGACCGTCCGGGACGACGAGGTTCCGGAGCTTGCCGCGGCGGTAAGCGAGGCCGGGAAGAACGATTGA
- a CDS encoding GntR family transcriptional regulator, with protein MKKLKIRIDNHMTLRERIVETIRNAIVNGQLAPGTRIAEPELADKFGISRTPIREAFRQLESEGFITVVPRKGAIVASLSPQDIADFYDLKMVLEGYAARCAVKTLKESDLTKMETVNRQIEAASQKKDLRRLLDLHNEFHDIFLRSCGNEKLHAIVQNLVMQFRRFRLILAMPGKIEGSIRQHWEIIDAFRKRDPELAEELVRKNALYGKKLLLRELAKV; from the coding sequence TTGAAAAAACTGAAAATCCGGATCGACAACCACATGACGCTTCGCGAACGGATCGTCGAGACGATCCGCAACGCCATCGTCAACGGTCAACTGGCCCCCGGCACCCGCATCGCGGAACCGGAACTGGCCGACAAGTTCGGGATCAGCCGGACGCCGATCCGGGAGGCGTTCCGTCAGCTGGAGTCGGAGGGCTTCATCACCGTGGTGCCGCGCAAGGGGGCCATCGTCGCCTCCCTGTCGCCGCAGGACATCGCCGACTTCTACGACCTGAAGATGGTCCTCGAGGGGTACGCGGCGCGGTGCGCGGTCAAGACCCTTAAAGAGTCCGACCTGACGAAGATGGAGACGGTCAACCGCCAGATCGAGGCCGCGTCGCAGAAGAAGGACCTTCGCCGGCTGCTCGATCTGCACAACGAGTTCCACGACATCTTCCTGCGCTCGTGCGGGAACGAGAAGCTCCACGCGATCGTGCAGAACCTGGTCATGCAGTTCCGGCGCTTCCGCCTGATCCTCGCCATGCCGGGGAAGATCGAGGGGTCGATCCGGCAGCATTGGGAGATCATCGACGCGTTCCGCAAGCGCGACCCGGAGCTCGCCGAGGAGCTCGTGCGCAAGAACGCCCTCTACGGCAAGAAACTCCTTCTCCGGGAATTGGCGAAGGTCTGA